Proteins co-encoded in one Funiculus sociatus GB2-C1 genomic window:
- a CDS encoding radical SAM protein, which produces MKINSFNLIQLKKISKIINYKIDEFIGHFYDLEKTLSQLDTRPPSLNFELTNICNAKCVFCGYQYQERAKSIMSEQVFNKALADYIELGGGDIFLTPIVGDSLLDPNFLNRVYTFRKEPKIRDIRLITNGILLDRFGIEEVVRSGINGIFISTAGFQEEMYQRVYRNNSYQRMRDNVLALLETRERLGIPLDITIGLRSDRPLVEVMKDPDFQPILKYKPEIDFTWSFYDFGGKIKESDLLGTMKMRQVATDKKTQPCKNLYDGPIVLPEGVVMACYCAAAMDAIEDLSIGNIMNESLGEIWTGYQRQKLIDQFEKDGNLNPTCSACTAYRNLDFYRSSKGRRFGSENEARVKGEKIDSSYHERLHY; this is translated from the coding sequence ATGAAAATAAATTCCTTTAATCTAATTCAATTAAAAAAAATATCAAAAATCATTAATTATAAAATTGATGAATTCATCGGTCATTTCTATGATTTAGAAAAAACCCTGTCACAACTTGACACCCGTCCTCCATCCTTAAACTTTGAACTCACAAATATTTGTAATGCTAAATGCGTTTTTTGTGGGTATCAGTACCAAGAAAGGGCTAAATCAATTATGTCAGAGCAAGTCTTTAATAAAGCACTTGCCGATTATATCGAGCTAGGAGGTGGTGATATTTTCCTCACGCCTATTGTGGGAGATTCCCTACTAGATCCCAACTTCCTCAACCGAGTATATACATTTAGAAAAGAGCCAAAAATTAGGGATATTCGCCTGATTACCAACGGAATTTTACTAGATAGATTTGGCATAGAAGAAGTAGTGCGAAGCGGCATCAATGGGATTTTCATTAGTACCGCTGGCTTTCAAGAAGAAATGTATCAACGGGTATATCGTAATAATAGTTATCAGCGAATGCGAGACAACGTTCTAGCTTTGCTAGAAACTCGTGAAAGACTAGGGATACCATTAGATATTACCATCGGACTCAGAAGCGATCGCCCTTTAGTAGAAGTGATGAAAGATCCCGACTTTCAACCTATCTTAAAGTATAAACCGGAAATTGACTTTACCTGGTCTTTCTACGATTTTGGCGGCAAAATCAAAGAATCCGACTTGCTTGGCACTATGAAAATGCGGCAAGTTGCGACCGACAAAAAGACACAACCGTGCAAAAATCTATATGATGGCCCTATAGTTTTGCCTGAAGGCGTGGTGATGGCTTGCTACTGTGCCGCTGCGATGGATGCTATTGAAGATTTAAGTATTGGTAACATTATGAACGAATCTTTAGGAGAAATTTGGACAGGATACCAACGCCAGAAATTAATTGACCAGTTTGAAAAAGATGGTAATCTTAACCCCACCTGTTCTGCTTGCACAGCTTACCGAAATTTAGATTTTTATCGCAGTTCCAAAGGAAGACGATTTGGTTCTGAAAATGAAGCTAGAGTCAAAGGAGAAAAAATTGACTCTAGTTATCACGAACGTCTTCATTATTGA
- a CDS encoding FkbM family methyltransferase, whose translation MKILYLSPIRSWLRHLGLTKLLVLPRTIKSQLRNAEYQRKKPEKLEVKVGEYTANLLVADIIEYSRVLSFQEDYRIIETLLNRVISGDSYWDIGANIGLYSVLLAKAVGESGRVFAFEPEERAGNRLQQNVTVNNLSNVRIFPIALGRDRARLKLSVSQHASSGTHSLVIPQNEVSTTTTVDVDVIPGDELRKQEQIDVPTAIKVDVEGAEEEVLAGLNETLRHPNCKTVVCEIHFSVLESRGMPEAPARIERYLQECGFTRTFWLDYSHLVAYK comes from the coding sequence TTGAAAATACTTTATCTAAGTCCAATACGTTCTTGGCTGCGTCATCTAGGTTTAACAAAGTTGCTTGTTTTGCCGCGAACTATCAAAAGCCAGTTGCGTAATGCTGAATATCAAAGAAAAAAGCCAGAAAAATTAGAAGTTAAAGTAGGAGAATATACAGCAAATTTGCTGGTTGCTGATATCATAGAATATTCTCGCGTCCTCTCATTTCAGGAGGATTATCGCATTATCGAAACCCTGTTAAACCGCGTTATCAGTGGAGATTCTTACTGGGATATAGGCGCTAATATCGGCTTGTATAGCGTACTTTTAGCAAAAGCTGTGGGTGAAAGTGGGAGAGTTTTTGCCTTTGAACCAGAGGAAAGAGCTGGCAATAGATTGCAGCAAAATGTAACTGTTAATAATCTATCAAATGTGCGAATTTTTCCGATAGCATTAGGACGCGATCGCGCTCGTCTAAAATTAAGCGTTTCTCAGCACGCCAGTTCTGGTACCCATAGTCTTGTCATCCCTCAAAATGAAGTTAGCACAACTACAACCGTAGATGTAGATGTAATTCCTGGCGACGAACTTCGCAAACAAGAACAAATTGATGTACCCACAGCTATTAAAGTAGATGTGGAGGGTGCAGAAGAGGAAGTTTTAGCGGGATTAAATGAAACTTTACGACATCCAAATTGTAAAACTGTAGTTTGTGAAATCCATTTTTCTGTGCTGGAATCGCGGGGAATGCCTGAAGCTCCCGCTAGAATTGAACGTTATCTTCAAGAATGTGGGTTTACTCGTACATTTTGGTTAGATTATTCTCATCTGGTTGCTTACAAATGA
- a CDS encoding glycosyltransferase family 2 protein — protein sequence MLLSLIVLTKNEQANLPHCLASLEKLGAEVFVVDSGSSDRTVEIAKQSGCQVFEHPFENHAAQINWALQNLPIKTPWIMRLDADERLTPELVEELKQILPYTDEKITGYQVKRRVFFMGRWIRHGGYYPTWLLRIWRTDFGVCEQRWMDEHIVLKQGKIAKFQHDIIDENKKGLSFWIDKHNRYADREVKDMVSLVAEKEDDLLKSSQYSQAIGRRWIKKNLYTRSPLFLRAFLYFLMRYIIGLGFLDGLEGLIFHFLQGFWYRFLVDAKIYELRKKEVPSA from the coding sequence ATGTTGCTTTCGTTAATTGTTCTCACGAAAAATGAACAGGCAAATCTACCACATTGTTTAGCTAGTTTAGAAAAGCTGGGTGCAGAAGTTTTTGTGGTTGATTCTGGAAGTAGCGATCGCACAGTGGAAATCGCTAAACAATCAGGTTGTCAAGTCTTCGAGCATCCTTTCGAGAATCATGCAGCTCAAATCAACTGGGCTTTACAGAATCTACCCATAAAAACTCCCTGGATTATGCGCCTTGATGCTGATGAGCGCCTAACACCAGAATTAGTTGAAGAATTAAAACAAATCTTACCTTATACAGATGAGAAAATAACCGGATATCAAGTGAAACGCCGCGTGTTTTTCATGGGGCGTTGGATACGTCATGGCGGTTATTATCCGACTTGGTTGCTGCGAATTTGGCGCACAGATTTTGGCGTTTGCGAACAGCGATGGATGGATGAACATATTGTTCTTAAACAGGGGAAAATTGCTAAATTTCAGCACGATATCATTGACGAAAACAAAAAAGGCTTGAGCTTCTGGATAGACAAGCACAACCGCTATGCAGATCGGGAAGTAAAAGATATGGTGAGCTTGGTAGCAGAAAAAGAAGACGATTTGTTAAAAAGCAGTCAATATTCTCAAGCTATTGGGCGGCGCTGGATCAAGAAAAACCTCTACACGCGATCGCCACTTTTCTTACGCGCCTTTCTCTACTTTCTAATGCGCTACATTATTGGCTTAGGTTTTCTAGATGGTTTGGAAGGTTTAATCTTTCATTTTCTACAAGGTTTTTGGTATCGCTTCTTAGTCGATGCCAAAATTTATGAGTTACGAAAAAAAGAAGTGCCCAGCGCCTAA
- a CDS encoding ElyC/SanA/YdcF family protein yields the protein MNIFHHKRKKYRFLCLAISTLIVLLIGIIPVRIAIAFSQTPIPQAIFTLGGGPNREKFTAQFAQNHPTLEIWVSSGTRPDIASKIFREAGISDERVNLDRRAVDTVTNFTSLVADFKSRNIQHVYLVTSDFHMRRAIAIATIVFGSQGIAFTPVSIPTKNPPETWLHILRDFGRAILWLFTGRTGASARTLIHLLASDRSLV from the coding sequence ATGAATATTTTTCATCACAAGCGCAAAAAATACCGTTTTTTGTGTTTAGCAATCTCTACCTTGATCGTACTGCTAATTGGGATTATTCCGGTGCGAATAGCGATCGCTTTCTCTCAAACACCCATACCTCAAGCTATCTTTACCCTCGGCGGCGGGCCAAATCGAGAAAAATTCACTGCTCAATTTGCCCAAAACCATCCTACACTGGAAATCTGGGTGAGTTCCGGCACTCGTCCAGATATAGCTAGCAAAATTTTTCGAGAAGCCGGAATTTCCGATGAGCGCGTAAATCTCGACCGCCGTGCAGTTGATACTGTGACTAATTTTACCTCTTTAGTTGCTGACTTCAAAAGTCGAAATATTCAACACGTTTATCTGGTTACTTCCGATTTTCATATGCGTCGCGCCATTGCGATCGCTACCATCGTTTTTGGTAGTCAAGGTATTGCGTTCACCCCTGTCTCTATTCCCACCAAAAATCCCCCCGAAACTTGGTTGCACATCCTCCGGGATTTTGGTCGTGCTATTCTTTGGCTGTTTACAGGTCGCACTGGTGCTAGCGCGAGAACTTTAATTCATTTATTGGCAAGCGATCGCTCTCTAGTATAA